One segment of Micromonospora parathelypteridis DNA contains the following:
- a CDS encoding 8-amino-7-oxononanoate synthase encodes MADWLAALDRRAELRAKAGLTRRLHPRPAGDQMTDLAGNDYLGLATHPEVTAAATAALSAYGLGATGSRLVRGSTDAHQALEDELAQWLGTDRALVFSSGYLANLGALRALVQPRTLLVSDAHNHASLIDGCRISGAETVVTPHADVEAVAAALAAAPGRPAVVVTESIFSVDGDLAPLTQLHAVARRHGALLLVDDAHALGVTGPAGAGAVAAAGLAGEPDVVITATLSKALGGAGGLVAGPAEFIRHLVETGRTFIFDTALPPAVAAGVHAALRLARVGDDLRVELSDRVGLAVGRLRAAGLTVSAPDAAVISVTAPGPEAATAWAADCRDRGVAVGCFRPPSTPDSRSRLRLTVSAGVPRADFERALEVIVDCAP; translated from the coding sequence GTGGCGGACTGGCTGGCGGCGCTCGACCGCCGCGCGGAGTTGCGGGCGAAGGCCGGGCTGACCCGGCGACTGCACCCGCGTCCCGCTGGCGATCAGATGACCGATCTGGCCGGCAACGACTACCTCGGCCTGGCCACCCACCCGGAGGTCACCGCCGCGGCCACGGCGGCTCTGTCGGCGTACGGGCTGGGGGCGACGGGGTCGCGTCTGGTACGTGGCTCCACCGACGCCCACCAGGCGCTGGAGGACGAGCTGGCGCAGTGGCTGGGCACCGACCGCGCCCTCGTCTTCTCCTCCGGCTACCTGGCCAACCTCGGTGCGCTGCGGGCGCTCGTCCAACCTCGGACGCTGCTCGTCTCCGACGCGCACAATCACGCGTCCCTGATCGACGGCTGCCGGATCTCCGGTGCGGAGACGGTGGTCACCCCACACGCCGACGTGGAGGCGGTCGCCGCGGCGCTGGCGGCCGCTCCGGGCCGCCCGGCGGTGGTGGTCACCGAGTCGATCTTCTCGGTCGACGGTGACCTCGCCCCGCTGACCCAACTACACGCGGTGGCGCGTCGGCACGGCGCGCTTCTGCTGGTCGACGACGCGCACGCGCTCGGTGTGACCGGTCCGGCCGGCGCGGGCGCGGTCGCCGCTGCCGGGCTGGCCGGCGAACCGGACGTGGTGATCACCGCCACCCTGTCCAAGGCGCTCGGTGGCGCGGGTGGGCTGGTCGCCGGCCCGGCCGAGTTCATCCGGCACCTGGTCGAGACCGGACGCACGTTCATCTTCGACACGGCACTGCCACCGGCGGTCGCCGCTGGTGTGCACGCCGCGCTGCGGCTGGCGCGGGTCGGCGACGACCTGCGCGTGGAGCTGTCCGACCGGGTGGGGTTGGCGGTTGGTCGGCTGCGTGCCGCCGGGCTGACCGTCTCCGCGCCGGACGCGGCGGTGATCTCGGTGACCGCCCCCGGGCCGGAGGCGGCGACCGCCTGGGCCGCCGACTGCCGGGACCGGGGCGTCGCGGTGGGCTGTTTCCGGCCGCCGTCGACCCCGGACAGCCGCTCCCGCCTGCGCCTCACGGTCAGCGCCGGGGTGCCCCGGGCGGATTTCGAGCGGGCCCTGGAGGTCATCGTGGACTGTGCCCCGTGA
- a CDS encoding ABC transporter permease subunit produces the protein MSTSIRGGAVAAEWTKLSSVRSTWWTALAGLLVMAASAGQLAIYAANANTNDDPVDDRGIVTVGSVLIDSVELTQYVVLALGLLAITAEFTSGTIRTTLQCTPSRGRVLLAKAAVAGTVTFALGLLLGGIGALVARPVLGEWGSAPAAGTFGDIVAVAIYLALVGVLALGLGAALRSAVLTITVLIATLMIVPLSLQEPDIDVLNRIADVFPGVAGGHFMAGDTEPYPSLVGLLLLAGWAGAALLLGRAALRRRDA, from the coding sequence ATGAGCACCAGCATCCGTGGTGGCGCCGTCGCCGCCGAGTGGACCAAGCTCTCCTCGGTGCGGAGCACCTGGTGGACGGCCCTGGCCGGGCTGCTGGTGATGGCCGCGAGCGCCGGCCAACTGGCCATCTACGCCGCCAACGCCAACACCAACGACGACCCGGTCGACGACCGGGGGATCGTCACCGTCGGCAGCGTGCTGATCGACTCGGTCGAGCTGACCCAGTACGTGGTGCTGGCGTTGGGCCTGCTGGCGATCACCGCCGAGTTCACCAGCGGCACCATCCGCACGACGTTGCAGTGCACCCCGTCACGCGGTCGTGTGCTGCTGGCCAAGGCCGCAGTGGCCGGCACGGTCACCTTCGCCCTGGGGCTGCTGCTCGGCGGCATCGGCGCCCTGGTCGCCCGACCGGTGCTCGGCGAGTGGGGCAGCGCCCCGGCCGCCGGCACGTTCGGCGACATCGTGGCGGTGGCGATCTACCTGGCGCTGGTCGGCGTCCTCGCCCTGGGCCTCGGCGCCGCACTACGCAGCGCGGTGCTCACGATCACCGTGCTCATCGCCACCCTGATGATCGTGCCGCTGTCACTGCAGGAGCCGGACATCGATGTGCTGAACCGGATCGCCGACGTGTTCCCCGGCGTTGCCGGCGGGCACTTCATGGCGGGCGACACCGAGCCGTACCCGAGCCTGGTCGGGCTGCTCCTGCTGGCCGGGTGGGCCGGTGCCGCGCTGCTGCTGGGCCGGGCCGCGCTGCGCCGCCGCGACGCGTAA
- a CDS encoding response regulator, with the protein MAGAPPVRVVLADDEAMIRAGVRAILSTDPGIEVVAEAGDGHAAVELVRAHRPRVALLDIRMPRLDGLAAAAEIRRVVPETATIMLTTFGEDDHVARALGHGANGFLLKAGDPRELIAGVHAVADGGAYLSPKVARRVIELGAGRLARRPVARDRTAGLTEREREVLALVGAGLSNAEIARRLHLVEGTVKSYLTSIFTRLDVRNRVQAAILAYEAGLVDG; encoded by the coding sequence ATGGCCGGGGCACCGCCGGTCCGGGTCGTCCTGGCCGACGACGAGGCGATGATCCGGGCCGGGGTCCGGGCCATCCTGTCCACCGACCCCGGCATCGAGGTGGTGGCCGAGGCCGGCGACGGGCACGCGGCGGTGGAGCTGGTTCGCGCGCACCGGCCTCGGGTCGCGTTGCTGGACATCCGGATGCCGCGGCTGGACGGGCTGGCTGCCGCCGCCGAGATCCGCCGGGTCGTGCCGGAGACGGCGACGATCATGCTGACCACGTTCGGCGAGGACGACCACGTGGCCCGGGCGCTCGGGCACGGCGCCAACGGGTTCCTGCTCAAGGCCGGCGATCCGCGTGAGCTGATCGCGGGTGTGCACGCCGTCGCCGACGGTGGTGCGTACCTGTCGCCGAAGGTGGCCCGCCGGGTGATCGAGCTGGGTGCCGGGAGGCTGGCCCGCCGGCCCGTCGCGCGGGACCGTACGGCCGGGCTGACCGAGCGGGAACGGGAGGTGCTCGCCCTGGTCGGGGCGGGGCTGTCCAATGCCGAGATCGCCCGCCGGCTGCACCTGGTGGAGGGCACCGTGAAGAGCTACCTGACCAGCATCTTCACCCGGTTGGACGTGCGCAACCGGGTGCAGGCGGCGATCCTCGCGTACGAGGCGGGGCTGGTCGACGGCTGA
- a CDS encoding polysaccharide deacetylase family protein has protein sequence MLSAPVRRIVAAVTLPAILALSSCTAGPGHAAHARQVAAGPPSPSAPPPTPSTSPSPTAKPAPGTLEWYVSQVPTFPEAPPPQPVQLPATGPAPIWHRLPTEQKVAFITIDDGGLARPPAVADFIWQAHIPVTMFLNSPAAEEHDVYFRQIEVAGGVVENHTIRHTSLAGRSYDHQKQEICGAADKLEALFGKRPTLFRPPFGEHDTTTLQAAHDCGAKAVFHWTETVHEGKVRYQTPEKVVHPGDVLLMHFRPALMDDLLAALKAIHRAGLTPALLEDYVR, from the coding sequence GTGTTGTCAGCCCCCGTGCGCCGCATCGTCGCGGCGGTAACGCTTCCGGCCATCCTGGCGCTGAGTAGCTGCACAGCCGGCCCCGGCCACGCGGCCCACGCCCGCCAGGTCGCCGCGGGCCCGCCGAGCCCGTCCGCCCCACCCCCGACGCCGTCGACCTCGCCGTCCCCGACGGCGAAGCCCGCACCCGGGACCCTGGAGTGGTACGTGTCCCAGGTGCCGACCTTCCCCGAGGCGCCACCACCGCAACCGGTACAGCTGCCGGCGACCGGCCCGGCCCCGATCTGGCATCGCCTGCCCACCGAACAGAAGGTCGCCTTCATCACCATCGACGACGGTGGCCTGGCCCGCCCGCCCGCGGTGGCCGACTTCATCTGGCAGGCGCACATCCCGGTCACGATGTTCCTGAACTCGCCGGCGGCGGAGGAGCACGACGTCTACTTCCGGCAGATCGAGGTGGCCGGCGGGGTCGTCGAGAACCACACGATCAGGCACACCTCGCTGGCCGGCCGGTCGTACGACCACCAGAAGCAGGAGATCTGCGGTGCGGCGGACAAGCTGGAAGCGTTGTTCGGCAAGCGCCCGACGCTGTTCCGGCCCCCGTTCGGCGAACATGACACCACCACGTTGCAGGCCGCGCACGACTGCGGCGCGAAGGCGGTCTTCCACTGGACTGAGACCGTCCACGAGGGGAAGGTGCGCTACCAGACCCCGGAGAAGGTGGTACACCCCGGCGACGTGCTGCTGATGCACTTCCGGCCGGCCCTGATGGACGACCTCCTCGCGGCGTTGAAGGCGATCCACCGAGCCGGGCTCACGCCGGCACTACTGGAGGACTACGTACGGTGA
- a CDS encoding sensor histidine kinase, whose product MRILDLSLPGWAERWRRPLLDALLWAVVAAPVGYAGFSPPYPRYSLPLVLGKLLLLGAAVVASRRAPLVAVVLVVLGSVVDGNFVFAIPVFSYLAGRRSATVASAAVVFVLIVGGGTALNLGLLGTGAATWFLLASVLLFAAVFPWLVGRYRLQQQELAHAGRRHVEALTREERGAAERIRLRERARIAGEMHDSLGHDLSLIALRAAALEVAADLDDRHRAAAGELRASVSAATERLHEIIGVLREEGGASVRPSGETVADLVDGAREAGMAVRMDAAPAVADLPAMTGHAAHRIVREALTNAARYAPGAPVDVRLARDGDRVEVSVVNGAPPAGPLPAPTSQGSGLLALAERVRLAGGTLDAGPRDDGGFALRAALPVSAPPLEAIEMVGPGLGVAARLGDGKPGPVERPADAERRLQDARRRVRRSLLVALVAPAGFALVLSLVYYPVATAGTVLDRATFDQMRVGTARSELNGLPRRQLERPTLADRSDCEYYTDGNFPLAQPTWRLCFTDGRLASKEWIAQ is encoded by the coding sequence GTGCGGATCCTCGACCTCTCGCTGCCAGGTTGGGCGGAACGGTGGCGTCGCCCACTGCTGGACGCGTTGCTCTGGGCGGTGGTCGCGGCCCCGGTCGGTTACGCCGGGTTCAGCCCGCCCTATCCGCGGTACTCGTTGCCGCTGGTGCTCGGCAAGCTGCTGCTGCTTGGCGCGGCGGTGGTGGCGAGTCGACGCGCGCCGTTGGTCGCCGTCGTGCTGGTGGTGCTCGGGTCGGTTGTCGACGGCAACTTCGTGTTCGCCATCCCGGTCTTCAGCTATCTGGCGGGGCGGCGCAGCGCGACCGTGGCCTCGGCGGCCGTGGTCTTCGTGTTGATCGTGGGCGGCGGCACGGCGCTCAATCTGGGGTTGCTCGGCACCGGCGCGGCCACCTGGTTCCTGCTCGCCTCGGTGCTGCTCTTCGCCGCGGTGTTCCCCTGGTTGGTGGGCCGGTACCGGCTCCAGCAGCAGGAGTTGGCCCATGCGGGTCGTCGCCACGTCGAGGCGCTGACCCGCGAGGAGCGGGGTGCCGCCGAGCGGATCCGGTTGCGGGAACGGGCCCGGATCGCCGGGGAGATGCACGACTCGCTCGGTCACGACCTCAGCCTGATCGCGTTGCGCGCCGCCGCCCTTGAGGTCGCCGCCGACCTTGACGACCGGCACCGGGCCGCGGCGGGGGAGTTGCGGGCCAGCGTCTCGGCCGCGACCGAGCGACTGCACGAGATCATCGGGGTGCTCCGCGAGGAGGGCGGCGCGTCGGTGCGGCCGAGCGGGGAGACCGTCGCCGACCTGGTTGACGGTGCCCGGGAGGCCGGCATGGCGGTACGGATGGACGCCGCCCCGGCGGTCGCGGACCTACCGGCGATGACCGGCCACGCGGCCCACCGGATCGTCCGTGAGGCGCTGACCAATGCCGCCCGGTACGCGCCGGGTGCCCCGGTCGACGTGCGCCTCGCCCGTGACGGTGACCGGGTCGAGGTGAGTGTCGTCAACGGCGCCCCGCCGGCTGGGCCGTTGCCCGCGCCGACGTCGCAGGGCAGCGGGTTGCTCGCCCTCGCCGAGCGGGTCCGCCTCGCCGGTGGGACTCTCGACGCCGGCCCACGCGACGACGGCGGGTTCGCCCTACGGGCGGCGTTGCCGGTGAGCGCGCCGCCGTTGGAGGCGATCGAGATGGTGGGCCCCGGGCTGGGTGTGGCAGCACGGCTCGGCGACGGCAAGCCCGGTCCGGTGGAGCGGCCGGCGGATGCGGAGCGGCGGCTACAGGACGCCCGCCGACGGGTCCGGCGCAGTCTCCTCGTGGCGCTCGTGGCACCGGCCGGCTTCGCCCTGGTGCTCTCCCTCGTCTACTACCCGGTGGCGACCGCCGGGACGGTGCTGGACCGGGCCACCTTCGACCAGATGCGCGTCGGCACGGCCAGGTCGGAGTTGAACGGTCTGCCTCGGCGGCAGTTGGAACGCCCCACATTGGCCGACCGGTCCGACTGCGAGTACTACACCGACGGCAACTTTCCCCTCGCGCAGCCGACCTGGCGGCTCTGTTTCACCGATGGCCGGCTGGCCAGCAAGGAGTGGATCGCGCAGTGA
- the bioD gene encoding dethiobiotin synthase: MSGWEGPVLVTGTDTEVGKTVATAAIAAAAQAAGLRVAVVKPGQTGTAGGEPGDVDAVNRLAAPLTGRTLASYPDPLAPLAAARVADLPPLELYAAVDAVRDEADKHDLVLIEGAGGLLVPMGLRPSGEPWTMADLAVSLGAPAVVVARAGLGTLNHTALTLEALDRRAVPAGVVIGAWPTRPELVHWTNLTDLVPNLLGALPDGAGAMDPGVFRRSAPGWLTPALHGVLDDWRVWAEESG, translated from the coding sequence GTGAGCGGGTGGGAGGGGCCGGTTCTGGTTACCGGGACCGACACCGAGGTCGGCAAGACCGTGGCGACCGCGGCGATCGCGGCCGCCGCGCAGGCTGCCGGGCTGCGGGTGGCCGTGGTCAAGCCGGGCCAGACCGGTACGGCCGGCGGTGAGCCCGGTGACGTGGACGCGGTCAACCGGCTGGCTGCCCCGCTGACCGGGCGGACCCTGGCCAGTTACCCGGACCCGCTCGCCCCGCTGGCCGCTGCCCGGGTCGCCGACCTGCCTCCGTTGGAGTTGTACGCGGCGGTGGACGCGGTCCGTGACGAGGCCGACAAGCACGACCTGGTGTTGATCGAGGGCGCGGGCGGGTTGCTGGTTCCGATGGGGCTGCGTCCGTCGGGTGAGCCGTGGACGATGGCCGACCTGGCGGTGTCGCTCGGTGCACCGGCGGTGGTGGTTGCCCGAGCCGGGTTGGGCACGCTCAATCACACCGCGCTGACGTTGGAGGCGCTCGACCGGCGTGCGGTGCCGGCCGGTGTGGTGATCGGGGCCTGGCCGACCAGGCCGGAGCTGGTGCACTGGACCAACCTCACCGACCTGGTGCCGAATCTGCTCGGCGCGCTGCCGGACGGCGCCGGCGCGATGGATCCGGGCGTGTTCCGGCGCTCCGCGCCGGGTTGGCTCACCCCGGCCCTGCACGGGGTGCTCGACGACTGGCGGGTCTGGGCCGAGGAGAGCGGCTGA
- a CDS encoding ABC transporter ATP-binding protein, giving the protein MITLRGLTKRFGATVAVDALTVDIAPGRVTGFLGPNGAGKSTTMRMILGLDRPTAGQALIGGRAYRELRRPLHEVGALLDARALHPTRSGRAHLLAMARSNGIPTRRVDEVLDTVGLDARAAGKPGRTLSLGMGQRLGIAGALLGDPPVLMFDEPVNGLDPDGVRWVRQLMRSLADQGRTVFVSSHLMSEMQLTADELVVIGRGRLLADAPVDEVIAGSAVAVRVRSPHPDGLAALAARLTAAGATVEAADRNELTVTGTTANQVGDLAYELGVRLHELSPHGASLEQAFMELTADSVEYAGGLTEGGTR; this is encoded by the coding sequence ATGATCACATTACGTGGGTTGACGAAACGGTTCGGGGCGACCGTCGCGGTCGACGCCTTGACCGTCGACATCGCGCCCGGCCGGGTCACCGGCTTCCTCGGCCCCAACGGCGCCGGCAAGTCCACCACCATGCGGATGATCCTCGGGCTGGACCGCCCCACCGCCGGGCAGGCGCTGATCGGCGGGCGCGCGTACCGGGAGTTGCGCCGACCCCTGCACGAGGTGGGCGCTCTGCTCGACGCCCGAGCCCTCCACCCGACCCGGTCCGGCCGGGCGCACCTGCTGGCCATGGCCCGCAGCAACGGCATCCCCACCCGCCGGGTCGACGAGGTGCTGGACACCGTCGGGCTGGACGCCCGGGCCGCCGGTAAACCGGGGCGGACCCTCTCCCTCGGCATGGGCCAACGGCTCGGCATCGCCGGCGCGCTGCTCGGCGACCCACCGGTGCTGATGTTCGACGAGCCGGTGAACGGCCTCGACCCGGACGGGGTGCGCTGGGTACGGCAGCTGATGCGCTCACTGGCCGACCAGGGGCGCACGGTCTTCGTCTCCAGCCACCTGATGAGCGAGATGCAGCTCACCGCCGACGAACTCGTGGTGATCGGCCGGGGACGACTGCTCGCCGACGCACCAGTCGACGAGGTGATCGCCGGCAGCGCGGTCGCGGTACGGGTCCGCAGCCCGCACCCGGATGGGCTGGCCGCCCTGGCCGCACGGCTCACCGCCGCCGGCGCCACCGTGGAGGCGGCCGACCGCAACGAGCTGACCGTCACCGGCACCACCGCGAACCAGGTCGGTGACCTGGCATACGAGCTGGGTGTACGACTGCACGAGCTGAGCCCGCACGGCGCGTCGCTGGAGCAGGCGTTCATGGAGTTGACCGCCGACAGCGTCGAGTACGCGGGTGGACTGACCGAAGGTGGGACGCGATGA